The following coding sequences are from one Abyssicoccus albus window:
- a CDS encoding UvrB/UvrC motif-containing protein encodes MAQFYSNDQSIQQLLNALFNHSPSHIQSQFNLSKTCSRCGLSLQQIVHNGKFGCSECFKTFNQEIIHIAQRVQHGADEHIGYVSDNASEKIQLKQRISDLQQKMEDAAKEQAFELAADYRDQLKELKERES; translated from the coding sequence TTGGCTCAATTTTATTCAAATGACCAATCCATTCAACAGTTGTTGAATGCACTATTCAATCATTCACCATCACACATTCAGTCACAATTTAATCTGTCTAAAACTTGTTCGAGATGTGGATTAAGTTTGCAGCAAATTGTTCACAATGGGAAATTTGGATGTAGTGAATGTTTTAAGACATTTAATCAAGAGATTATTCATATCGCACAACGCGTCCAGCATGGTGCAGATGAACATATTGGTTATGTTAGTGACAACGCAAGTGAAAAAATACAATTAAAACAACGAATATCAGATCTTCAGCAAAAGATGGAAGATGCTGCAAAAGAGCAAGCATTTGAATTAGCAGCAGATTATCGTGACCAGTTAAAAGAGTTGAAAGAGCGTGAATCATAA
- a CDS encoding CtsR family transcriptional regulator, whose translation MHNMSDIIEEYIKELFRQADQDEVEIKRAQIAEKFDCVPSQLNYVIKTRFTNEHGYTIESKRGGGGYIRITRVETSDQDAFLARIRSLIGDGISFNHSVRILDGLEENELITNREKRLMASAIQREVIPVDMELRDMIRANMMHQFIDIIQFYD comes from the coding sequence ATGCATAATATGTCAGATATTATTGAGGAGTATATTAAAGAGCTGTTTAGGCAAGCAGATCAAGATGAAGTTGAAATTAAACGTGCGCAAATTGCAGAGAAATTTGATTGTGTCCCTTCTCAATTAAATTATGTCATTAAAACGAGATTTACAAATGAACATGGTTACACGATAGAAAGTAAACGTGGTGGCGGTGGTTATATTCGAATTACACGTGTTGAAACGAGCGATCAAGATGCTTTTTTAGCACGTATTCGAAGTTTAATAGGTGATGGAATATCGTTCAATCATTCCGTTCGTATTCTTGATGGTCTTGAAGAAAACGAACTAATTACGAATCGAGAGAAACGATTAATGGCAAGTGCAATTCAACGTGAAGTGATACCAGTTGATATGGAATTACGTGACATGATTAGAGCAAATATGATGCATCAATTTATAGATATTATTCAATTTTATGATTAA
- the ispD gene encoding 2-C-methyl-D-erythritol 4-phosphate cytidylyltransferase translates to MGYSVIIPAAGVGKRMKHHRNKLFIELQGQSILERTLNIFETHSLCDEIIIAVNKQDIHDIEQLRAQYTKIKPLVEGGVERQHSIYHALKHIENDIVMVHDAARPFVIHEQINMLYQSVVEGQHAVLGVRAKDTIKIVDEHKIIKSTLDRNSIYHIQTPQAFTKKVLTKAYDDAFSKGILGTDDASLVEQSGIAVAIIEGSDTNIKITTPIDIQLGELILQNMVKRNER, encoded by the coding sequence ATGGGATATAGCGTAATTATTCCAGCCGCCGGTGTTGGAAAGCGGATGAAACATCATAGAAATAAATTATTCATCGAATTACAAGGTCAATCCATTTTGGAGAGAACTTTAAATATATTTGAAACCCATTCACTATGTGATGAAATTATTATCGCAGTAAATAAACAAGACATTCATGATATAGAACAATTACGAGCTCAATATACAAAAATAAAACCACTAGTAGAAGGTGGAGTTGAACGTCAACATAGTATATATCATGCGCTAAAACATATTGAAAACGATATCGTCATGGTGCATGATGCAGCACGACCCTTTGTCATACATGAACAGATAAACATGTTGTATCAAAGTGTTGTAGAAGGGCAACATGCAGTACTTGGTGTCCGTGCAAAAGATACAATAAAAATAGTGGATGAACACAAAATAATTAAAAGTACACTAGACCGCAATTCGATTTATCACATTCAAACACCTCAAGCTTTTACGAAAAAAGTGTTAACGAAAGCGTATGATGATGCGTTTAGTAAAGGTATTTTAGGAACAGATGATGCTTCACTCGTTGAACAAAGCGGTATTGCTGTTGCGATTATCGAAGGATCCGATACAAATATAAAAATTACAACACCGATTGATATACAACTTGGTGAATTGATATTACAAAATATGGTGAAAAGGAATGAACGGTGA
- the gltX gene encoding glutamate--tRNA ligase — translation MSENIRVRYAPSPTGFLHIGNARTALFNYLFAKHNDGAFIIRIEDTDQSRHVDEGEKSQLDNLKWLGIDWDESVDVPGDVGPYRQSERRHIYDPIVEQLLKEDKAYKCYMTEEELEAEREEQIANGMPPRYSGKHANLTDQEREQFEAEGRTPSIRLRVPQNKTYKFNDMVKGEVSFESNDFGDWVIVKKDGMPTYNFAVAIDDHHMKITHVLRGDDHISNTPKQLMVYDVLGYEPPIFGHMTLIVNENKKKLSKRDGSILQFIEQYRELGYLPEALFNFITLLGWTPGGEEEIFSKDELIEKFEASRLSKSPAFFDKQKLEWINNQYMKTKDTDAVFEMSMPFLMEAGLVAPSDKEWAYKLVELYQPQMSYAKEIVELSELFFKENLTMDDEAKAVLNGETVPTVLNELKTKVEQLEEFEATAIKKEIKAIQKETGIKGKNLFMPIRVAVSGQTHGPELPNTIELLGKDKVIKRIDEALSMI, via the coding sequence ATGAGTGAAAATATAAGAGTGAGATATGCACCGAGTCCTACTGGATTTTTACATATCGGTAATGCTAGAACAGCGCTATTCAATTATTTATTTGCAAAACATAACGATGGAGCATTTATCATTCGTATTGAAGACACAGATCAGTCTAGACATGTTGATGAAGGTGAGAAGTCTCAATTAGACAATTTAAAATGGCTAGGCATTGATTGGGATGAAAGTGTCGATGTTCCTGGAGATGTAGGTCCATATCGTCAATCCGAGCGTAGACATATTTATGATCCGATTGTTGAGCAATTGTTAAAAGAAGATAAGGCTTATAAATGTTATATGACAGAAGAAGAATTAGAAGCGGAAAGAGAAGAACAAATCGCTAATGGTATGCCTCCTAGATATAGTGGGAAGCATGCGAACTTAACAGATCAAGAGAGAGAACAATTTGAAGCAGAAGGACGCACACCAAGTATTAGATTACGAGTGCCGCAAAATAAGACTTATAAATTCAATGACATGGTGAAAGGTGAAGTATCTTTCGAATCTAATGACTTCGGGGATTGGGTTATCGTCAAAAAAGATGGCATGCCAACGTATAATTTCGCTGTTGCGATTGATGACCACCATATGAAAATAACACATGTTTTACGTGGGGATGATCATATCTCAAATACACCTAAACAATTGATGGTTTATGATGTGCTAGGGTATGAACCACCGATCTTTGGACATATGACATTGATTGTGAACGAGAATAAGAAAAAGTTAAGTAAACGTGATGGATCTATTCTCCAATTTATCGAACAATATAGAGAGCTTGGATACTTGCCAGAAGCATTATTTAATTTCATTACGTTATTAGGTTGGACACCAGGTGGTGAAGAAGAAATTTTCTCAAAAGATGAACTGATTGAGAAGTTTGAAGCAAGTCGATTGAGTAAATCTCCCGCATTTTTTGATAAACAGAAATTAGAATGGATCAATAACCAATATATGAAGACTAAAGATACTGATGCAGTATTTGAAATGTCCATGCCTTTCTTGATGGAAGCGGGTCTTGTCGCACCATCAGATAAAGAATGGGCATATAAACTAGTTGAGTTATATCAACCGCAAATGAGTTATGCGAAAGAAATTGTTGAATTATCTGAGTTATTCTTTAAAGAGAATTTAACGATGGATGACGAAGCGAAAGCGGTATTAAATGGAGAGACTGTTCCAACTGTGTTAAATGAACTTAAAACTAAAGTTGAACAATTAGAGGAATTTGAAGCGACTGCGATTAAGAAAGAAATCAAAGCAATTCAAAAGGAAACAGGTATTAAAGGAAAGAACTTATTTATGCCGATTCGTGTAGCAGTTTCTGGACAAACGCATGGTCCAGAACTACCAAATACAATCGAATTGTTAGGGAAAGATAAAGTCATTAAACGTATTGATGAAGCATTATCAATGATATAG
- a CDS encoding protein arginine kinase, with protein MIYNDVSQWVKNEGEEPIVLSSRVRLARNLDHVLFPTVASANDFKVVQDYVHPILSSQYDELSMKDVTAVERLMLVEKHLISPTLTKNSEGSVYISKEEDVSIMVNEEDHIRIQTLSNTLDIEALYNQALAIDQEIDQEVNYAFDEKLGYLTSCPTNLGTGLRASVMLHLPALAMLDKMPQLNYSIQRFGFLVRGIFGEGSRDLGHVYQISNQVTLGKTEQDIIDDLIYIVHNVINQEKEARQALYNHYEVQLEDQFLRSYGILKYSKLIDLKEASQRLSEVKLAYDLGMIETKPFNFHEMMVKIQPAFIRYKTNENENLYRAQLIQQHLTMKQ; from the coding sequence ATGATATATAACGATGTGAGTCAATGGGTCAAAAATGAAGGTGAAGAGCCAATTGTTTTAAGTAGTCGTGTACGATTAGCAAGAAACTTAGACCACGTGCTTTTTCCAACCGTAGCATCTGCCAATGATTTTAAAGTTGTCCAAGATTATGTTCATCCGATATTATCTTCACAATATGATGAATTATCAATGAAAGATGTGACAGCAGTTGAAAGATTAATGCTTGTTGAGAAACATCTAATTTCACCAACGTTAACAAAGAACTCTGAAGGATCTGTATATATATCGAAAGAAGAAGATGTAAGTATTATGGTCAATGAAGAAGATCATATTCGGATTCAAACATTATCTAACACGTTGGATATTGAAGCGTTATATAATCAAGCATTAGCGATTGATCAGGAGATAGACCAAGAAGTGAATTATGCTTTCGATGAAAAACTAGGCTACTTGACAAGTTGTCCGACAAATCTAGGTACTGGCTTAAGAGCATCGGTTATGTTACATTTGCCTGCATTAGCAATGTTAGATAAAATGCCACAACTGAATTACTCTATTCAGCGGTTCGGATTTTTAGTGCGAGGTATTTTTGGTGAAGGTTCTCGTGATTTAGGTCATGTATACCAAATTTCAAATCAAGTGACACTTGGTAAGACTGAGCAAGATATTATTGATGATTTAATATATATTGTTCATAACGTGATTAATCAAGAGAAAGAGGCTAGACAAGCTCTATATAACCATTACGAAGTTCAATTAGAAGATCAATTTTTACGATCATATGGGATTTTGAAATATAGTAAATTGATTGATTTGAAAGAGGCAAGTCAAAGGTTGAGTGAAGTTAAACTTGCCTATGATTTGGGTATGATAGAAACTAAGCCATTTAACTTTCATGAAATGATGGTTAAAATTCAACCTGCTTTTATACGATATAAAACAAATGAAAATGAAAATCTTTATAGAGCTCAATTAATTCAACAACATTTGACCATGAAGCAATAA
- a CDS encoding ATP-dependent Clp protease ATP-binding subunit, with amino-acid sequence MLFGRLTERAKRVLANAQEEAIKLNHAHIGTEHLLLGLIQEEEGIAAKVLESFGLSTDKIREQIEGMLASGVGEKATIHYTPRAKKVIELSMDEARKMNHTFVGTEHLLLGLIRENEGVAARVLQNLDVNITKTRAQVVKMLGNPELAKKNEPQKQHKEGTPTLDSLARDLTKVAKEGRLDPVIGREHEITRVVEVLSRRTKNNPVLIGEPGVGKTAIAEGLALSIVNNEIPETLKDKRVMSLDMGTVVAGTKYRGEFEERLKKVMEEIHQAGNVILFIDELHTLIGAGGAEGAIDASNILKPALARGELQCIGATTLDEYRKYIEKDAALERRFQPVKVDEPSTEDAVEVLKGLRDKYEAHHRITITDEAIEAAVELSDRYISDRYLPDKAIDLIDEASSKVRLKSHTIPSDVKDLEEQVEKVRREKESAVHEQQFEHAAKLRDDQSKLETQLKETKDKWAQTQGDSHSQVTRDSITQVVSIWTGIPLNKLEETESERLLNMEDVLHERVIGQSEAVKSISKAVRRARAGLKDPNRPIGSFIFLGPTGVGKTELAKALAEVMFGNEDSMIRVDMSEYMEKHSVSRMVGSPPGYVGFDEGGQLTEKVRENPYSVILLDEVEKAHPDVFNTLLQVLDDGRLTDSKGRTVDFRNTVIIMTSNVGSEAIRDNRFAGFGGQSAEEDYESTRKTMMKELKNSFKPEFLNRVDDIIVFHSLEKEQLHEIVKLLSNQLVDRLKKQNINIELTDAAIDKIAEEGFDPEYGARPINRAIQRHIEDRLSEEILKGVELENKSVKIDYVDEAFKVNIED; translated from the coding sequence ATGTTATTTGGACGATTAACAGAACGAGCAAAGCGTGTTTTAGCGAATGCACAAGAAGAAGCAATTAAATTAAATCACGCACATATAGGAACAGAACATTTATTACTTGGATTAATACAAGAAGAAGAAGGAATTGCCGCAAAAGTTTTAGAATCTTTTGGCTTATCGACTGATAAAATACGTGAACAAATTGAAGGTATGTTAGCAAGTGGTGTTGGTGAGAAAGCTACGATTCATTATACACCTCGTGCTAAAAAAGTCATCGAATTATCAATGGATGAAGCACGTAAAATGAACCATACGTTTGTCGGGACGGAGCACCTATTGCTTGGACTCATTCGCGAGAATGAAGGCGTTGCAGCACGTGTCCTACAAAACTTAGATGTGAATATTACTAAAACACGGGCACAAGTAGTTAAAATGCTTGGAAATCCTGAACTTGCAAAGAAAAATGAACCACAAAAGCAACATAAGGAAGGCACACCAACGCTAGATTCATTGGCACGTGATTTAACGAAAGTGGCTAAAGAAGGGCGTTTAGATCCGGTTATCGGTCGCGAACATGAAATTACACGTGTCGTTGAAGTGTTAAGTCGACGCACAAAAAATAATCCAGTACTGATTGGTGAACCAGGTGTTGGTAAGACTGCAATTGCTGAAGGCTTAGCACTATCAATAGTGAATAATGAAATTCCAGAAACGTTAAAAGATAAAAGAGTGATGTCTTTAGATATGGGTACAGTTGTTGCAGGTACGAAGTACCGTGGAGAATTTGAAGAACGACTCAAGAAGGTCATGGAAGAGATTCATCAAGCAGGGAATGTAATCTTATTCATTGATGAACTTCATACGTTGATTGGAGCAGGTGGAGCTGAAGGTGCAATTGATGCATCCAATATTTTAAAACCAGCACTTGCTCGAGGTGAATTGCAATGTATCGGTGCGACAACGTTGGATGAATATCGTAAATATATCGAGAAAGATGCGGCGTTAGAGAGAAGATTTCAACCCGTTAAAGTTGATGAGCCTTCTACAGAAGATGCAGTGGAAGTTTTGAAAGGTTTACGCGATAAATATGAAGCACATCACCGTATTACGATTACAGATGAAGCAATTGAAGCCGCTGTTGAACTGAGTGATCGTTATATTAGTGACCGATATTTACCAGATAAAGCGATTGACTTAATCGATGAAGCAAGTTCTAAAGTGAGATTGAAGAGTCATACGATTCCTTCAGATGTGAAGGACTTAGAAGAACAAGTAGAGAAAGTGAGACGCGAAAAAGAATCTGCAGTTCATGAGCAACAATTTGAACACGCTGCGAAACTACGCGATGATCAATCTAAACTTGAAACACAACTTAAAGAAACCAAAGACAAATGGGCTCAAACACAAGGTGATTCTCATTCTCAAGTGACTAGAGATTCAATTACCCAAGTTGTTTCAATTTGGACAGGTATTCCATTAAATAAATTAGAAGAAACTGAATCAGAACGCTTATTGAATATGGAAGATGTGTTACATGAACGTGTCATTGGTCAAAGTGAAGCGGTGAAATCAATATCGAAAGCTGTTAGACGTGCTAGAGCAGGTTTGAAAGATCCGAACCGACCGATTGGAAGCTTTATCTTCTTAGGACCTACCGGCGTCGGTAAAACAGAGCTTGCTAAAGCGTTAGCAGAAGTAATGTTTGGTAATGAAGATTCGATGATACGTGTTGATATGAGTGAGTACATGGAGAAGCATTCTGTATCAAGAATGGTTGGTTCACCTCCGGGATATGTTGGATTTGATGAAGGTGGACAATTGACTGAGAAAGTCCGTGAAAATCCTTATTCGGTTATTTTATTGGATGAAGTTGAGAAAGCACACCCGGATGTCTTTAATACGTTGTTACAAGTGTTAGATGATGGACGTCTTACGGATTCCAAAGGTCGTACGGTAGACTTTAGAAATACAGTCATCATTATGACATCAAACGTTGGTTCTGAAGCAATCCGTGATAATCGTTTTGCAGGTTTCGGCGGACAAAGTGCCGAAGAAGATTATGAATCAACGCGTAAGACGATGATGAAAGAATTAAAGAATAGTTTTAAGCCAGAATTCTTAAACCGTGTGGATGATATTATCGTCTTCCATTCTTTAGAGAAAGAACAACTGCATGAAATCGTGAAGTTATTATCTAATCAATTAGTTGATCGTTTGAAGAAACAGAATATTAATATTGAATTAACTGATGCTGCAATAGATAAAATTGCCGAAGAAGGTTTCGATCCAGAATACGGAGCAAGACCGATTAATCGAGCAATTCAGCGTCACATTGAAGATCGACTGAGTGAAGAAATATTAAAAGGCGTTGAACTAGAGAACAAAAGTGTCAAAATCGATTACGTTGATGAGGCTTTCAAAGTGAATATAGAAGACTAG
- the radA gene encoding DNA repair protein RadA codes for MAKKKTIYECMACGATSPKWMGRCSHCGAWNQIEEVTQFQESTKAKAKVSQYRNESDSSEVLKLSEVTKEDVSRKSSHIKEFDRVLGGGIVDGSLVLIGGDPGIGKSTLLLQASAKLSQQYKVLYISGEESVRQTKLRADRLTEDASELYVHSETNLDVIHDMVKKHKPEFLIVDSIQTVHHPEVESAPGSVSQVRECTHALMTIAKTEGIATFIVGHVTKEGQIAGPRMLEHMVDTVLYFEGDTHHSYRILRAVKNRFGSTHEMGIFEMKQSGLTEVINPSQMFLEERGEHVEGSTVVATMEGTRPLLVEVQALISPTTFHNPRRMATGIDYNRLNLLMAVLEKKQGLLMQQQDAYLKVAGGVKLDEPAVDLSIIIAIASSFKSKATKPHDCYVGEVGLTGEVRRVARIEQRIQEALKLGFKRIIIPKHNMNEIELFGEIEVLPVQNISEALKIAFESQ; via the coding sequence ATGGCCAAAAAGAAAACAATCTATGAATGTATGGCGTGTGGTGCTACAAGCCCTAAGTGGATGGGGAGATGTTCGCATTGTGGCGCTTGGAATCAAATCGAAGAGGTAACACAGTTTCAAGAATCAACTAAAGCCAAAGCTAAAGTAAGTCAGTATCGTAATGAATCCGATTCAAGTGAAGTTTTGAAACTGAGTGAAGTGACGAAAGAAGATGTATCTAGGAAATCGAGCCACATCAAAGAGTTTGACCGAGTGCTTGGTGGTGGAATTGTGGATGGTTCACTGGTTCTCATTGGTGGTGACCCTGGAATCGGGAAGTCGACGTTGTTGCTACAAGCGAGTGCAAAGCTGAGCCAGCAGTATAAAGTGTTATATATATCAGGAGAAGAAAGCGTACGACAGACAAAACTCCGAGCTGATCGTTTAACTGAAGATGCAAGTGAACTGTACGTTCATTCAGAGACAAATTTAGATGTCATACACGACATGGTGAAAAAACATAAACCGGAATTCTTAATTGTCGATTCCATCCAAACCGTTCATCATCCAGAAGTGGAAAGTGCGCCTGGAAGTGTGAGTCAAGTGCGGGAATGTACGCATGCATTGATGACCATTGCTAAAACTGAAGGTATTGCAACATTTATTGTTGGACACGTGACGAAAGAAGGGCAAATTGCAGGGCCTAGAATGTTAGAACATATGGTTGATACAGTACTTTATTTTGAAGGGGATACACATCATAGTTATCGTATATTACGTGCAGTCAAAAACAGATTCGGTTCGACACATGAGATGGGCATATTTGAGATGAAACAATCTGGTTTAACCGAAGTCATAAATCCAAGTCAAATGTTTTTAGAAGAGCGCGGTGAACATGTAGAAGGGTCAACCGTTGTAGCAACAATGGAAGGAACAAGACCGTTGCTTGTTGAAGTTCAAGCTTTAATCTCTCCAACAACGTTCCATAACCCTAGACGTATGGCGACGGGTATAGATTATAATCGGTTGAACTTGTTAATGGCTGTTCTTGAAAAGAAACAAGGCTTATTAATGCAACAACAAGATGCTTACTTAAAAGTTGCAGGTGGTGTGAAATTAGATGAGCCTGCAGTTGATTTAAGTATCATTATCGCTATTGCATCAAGTTTCAAATCGAAAGCAACAAAACCTCATGATTGTTATGTTGGTGAAGTCGGATTAACAGGTGAAGTAAGGCGTGTTGCACGAATTGAACAACGTATACAAGAAGCGTTGAAATTAGGGTTTAAACGAATCATCATTCCGAAGCACAATATGAATGAAATAGAGCTCTTTGGTGAGATTGAAGTGTTACCTGTTCAAAACATCTCCGAAGCGTTAAAAATTGCGTTTGAGTCCCAGTAA
- a CDS encoding PIN/TRAM domain-containing protein codes for MLKKLLTVVYMVIGVTIGIFILPELASLFDYTPPDWFHNPITYGLLGLILFMVFFYWTIHYLVNFIETFERSILTHSLSEIMMGAVGMLVGLLLSGLIAFIIGTIGIEIFENTIPIILAVILGYLGLQIGLKKHQEILGIFPQIKPKAQSTTKVQEKILDTSVIIDGRILDIINCGFIDGTVVVPQFVLDELQLVADSTDGMKRDRGQRGLELLEQLMDSAHPTRIEEKQFKDKVKEVDQQLILLAKHLNASIMTTDINLNKIAKMKNIKVLNVNDLSKSLKLAVQQGDVFDLYISKVGKEEGQGVGYLEDGTMVVVDDGKKHVNKTMKVEVETILQTSSGRIVFVKIV; via the coding sequence ATGTTAAAAAAGTTATTAACGGTTGTATATATGGTTATTGGGGTGACCATTGGGATATTCATTTTACCAGAATTAGCGTCTTTATTTGATTACACTCCCCCAGATTGGTTCCACAACCCAATTACCTATGGTTTGCTTGGCCTTATACTGTTTATGGTGTTCTTTTACTGGACAATTCATTATTTAGTCAATTTTATTGAAACATTTGAACGTTCAATTTTGACGCACAGTTTGTCAGAAATTATGATGGGTGCTGTCGGAATGCTCGTTGGTTTATTGTTATCAGGATTGATAGCGTTTATTATCGGAACGATTGGAATAGAGATTTTCGAAAATACAATTCCAATTATTTTAGCAGTCATTTTAGGGTATTTAGGATTACAGATTGGTTTGAAGAAACATCAAGAAATTTTAGGGATATTCCCTCAAATCAAACCGAAAGCTCAATCGACAACTAAAGTACAAGAGAAGATTTTAGATACAAGTGTCATTATTGATGGACGTATCTTAGATATTATCAATTGTGGATTCATAGACGGAACGGTTGTCGTGCCACAGTTTGTATTAGATGAATTACAACTCGTTGCAGATTCAACAGATGGGATGAAGCGTGATCGAGGTCAGCGTGGTCTAGAATTGCTTGAACAACTTATGGACAGTGCACATCCTACACGCATCGAGGAGAAACAATTTAAAGATAAGGTGAAAGAAGTTGACCAACAATTGATTTTACTCGCAAAACATTTGAATGCGAGCATTATGACAACAGATATCAACTTGAACAAAATAGCTAAAATGAAAAACATTAAAGTGTTAAATGTAAACGATTTATCAAAGAGTTTGAAACTGGCCGTTCAGCAAGGAGATGTATTTGATCTATATATTTCTAAAGTTGGTAAAGAAGAAGGTCAAGGTGTTGGATATTTAGAAGATGGCACAATGGTTGTTGTTGATGATGGAAAAAAACACGTCAATAAGACGATGAAAGTTGAAGTGGAGACAATCTTGCAAACATCTTCAGGACGAATTGTTTTTGTCAAAATAGTATAG
- the ispF gene encoding 2-C-methyl-D-erythritol 2,4-cyclodiphosphate synthase, producing the protein MIRIGYGYDVHQFAKDRDLIIGGIHIPYDKGLLGHSDADVLLHAITDAILGAAALGDIGKLFPDTDPKFEGADSKELLKEAYAQVVAKGLTINNIDATIIAEAPKFRPYIDLIREVIAEILNISIEQVNVKATTSEKMGFVGRKEGIASHAVILLS; encoded by the coding sequence ATGATTAGAATTGGTTATGGCTACGACGTCCATCAATTTGCTAAAGATCGTGACTTAATCATCGGAGGGATTCACATCCCTTATGATAAAGGACTTTTAGGACATTCTGATGCTGATGTATTATTGCATGCGATTACTGATGCGATATTAGGTGCGGCGGCGTTAGGTGATATAGGAAAGTTATTTCCAGATACTGATCCAAAATTTGAAGGTGCTGACTCGAAAGAATTATTGAAAGAAGCTTATGCACAAGTCGTGGCGAAAGGTTTGACCATTAATAATATAGATGCGACAATTATCGCTGAAGCACCGAAGTTCAGACCTTATATTGACCTAATTAGAGAAGTTATTGCAGAGATCTTAAATATAAGTATAGAGCAAGTTAATGTGAAGGCAACAACATCAGAAAAAATGGGATTTGTTGGACGAAAAGAAGGTATTGCGAGTCATGCTGTGATACTATTAAGCTAA
- a CDS encoding NupC/NupG family nucleoside CNT transporter, which translates to MQFIGILGIIVTLLLAWLVSSNKKKFKFLNIGLMILIQFVLTFILLNTSVGEFIIKKIAGFFEKLLGFAAEGVNFVFGGIANEGANVFFLNVLMPIVVVSLLIGILQYLRILPLIIKLLGIILSKITGMGNLESYNGAASVILGQSEVFISLKNKLPHISDQRLYTLSAQAMSSVSMSIVGAYMTMLDPKYVVTAIVLNLFGGFIIAGIVNPYEVDEDEDGDDIDFNETKGQSFFEVVGEYILDGFKVAITVAAMLIGYIALIAIVNNLFLLIPGVSITFQDVLGYIFAPLAFIIGVPWDEAVRAGSLMATKLVTNEFVAMINLGEVSGELSERTKGIVSVFLVSFANFSSIGIIAGSVKGLNAEKGNSVARFGLKLVYGASLVSLLSAAIVGFFI; encoded by the coding sequence TTGCAATTTATAGGTATACTCGGTATTATTGTCACTTTACTCCTTGCATGGCTTGTAAGTTCGAACAAGAAAAAGTTCAAATTCCTTAACATAGGTCTTATGATTTTGATTCAGTTTGTATTAACATTTATTCTATTAAACACTAGTGTTGGGGAATTTATCATCAAAAAAATTGCAGGATTTTTTGAAAAGCTGTTAGGTTTTGCAGCAGAAGGTGTTAACTTCGTATTCGGAGGAATCGCCAATGAAGGTGCAAATGTATTCTTCTTGAATGTATTAATGCCAATCGTCGTTGTTTCATTATTAATCGGTATTTTACAATATTTAAGGATATTACCGTTAATTATCAAATTACTCGGTATAATTCTTTCTAAGATTACTGGAATGGGTAACTTAGAATCTTACAATGGAGCAGCGAGTGTCATTTTAGGACAATCAGAAGTGTTTATTTCATTGAAGAATAAACTTCCACACATTTCTGACCAACGTTTATACACTTTGAGTGCTCAAGCAATGAGTTCTGTATCAATGTCAATTGTTGGTGCTTACATGACGATGTTAGACCCTAAATACGTCGTAACAGCAATCGTTCTAAACTTATTCGGTGGATTCATTATTGCCGGTATCGTCAATCCTTATGAAGTCGATGAAGACGAAGATGGCGATGACATTGATTTCAACGAGACAAAAGGTCAATCATTCTTTGAAGTTGTCGGTGAATATATTCTCGATGGTTTCAAAGTTGCCATTACCGTTGCAGCAATGTTAATCGGTTACATCGCATTGATCGCCATTGTAAACAACTTATTCTTATTAATTCCAGGCGTAAGCATTACATTCCAAGATGTATTAGGTTATATCTTTGCACCATTAGCATTTATCATCGGTGTCCCTTGGGATGAAGCAGTACGTGCTGGGTCATTGATGGCGACAAAACTTGTTACAAATGAATTCGTTGCAATGATTAATTTAGGTGAAGTTAGCGGTGAATTATCTGAACGTACGAAAGGGATTGTTTCAGTATTTTTAGTATCTTTTGCAAACTTTAGCTCAATCGGAATTATCGCTGGTAGTGTTAAAGGATTAAACGCAGAGAAAGGAAACTCAGTTGCTCGTTTCGGTTTAAAACTAGTATACGGTGCATCACTTGTTAGCTTATTATCAGCAGCGATTGTTGGATTCTTTATTTAA